The following proteins are encoded in a genomic region of Micromonospora olivasterospora:
- a CDS encoding Gfo/Idh/MocA family protein, translating into MIGLGAIGREHLDIYRNLPGVQLTAVADARFPGSDEFGVPSFGSTDALLGSGLVDAVSLCTPDDIHYQDSLSILEAGVHLLLEKPVSTSAEEAENLVKAAESSGLTVMPGHTLRFEPKYLTAHRLVESGHIGDVVHGYVRRNNKTSVADRVKGRTSVTFFLGIHDIDAVTWVAGRRVTAVQAMETTQRTSDGGQAVAVTANLRLDNGGIIQLEAAWGLPDDFPTDIDARLRLVADRGELSIDIHEQGMRAFGDTLGYPVPVAASMYGKTQGALHEELDAFVRAVRGEIPLPITMREGADAVHVATAIDKAIRTGSVEEVTYR; encoded by the coding sequence GTGATCGGCCTCGGCGCGATCGGACGCGAACACCTGGACATCTACCGCAACCTGCCCGGCGTACAGCTCACCGCGGTCGCCGACGCCCGCTTCCCCGGATCGGACGAGTTCGGCGTCCCGAGCTTCGGCTCCACCGACGCGCTGCTGGGCTCCGGCCTGGTCGACGCGGTCAGCCTGTGCACCCCGGACGATATCCACTACCAGGACTCGCTGTCCATCCTCGAGGCCGGCGTGCACCTGCTGCTGGAGAAGCCGGTCTCGACCAGCGCCGAGGAGGCCGAAAACCTGGTCAAGGCCGCCGAGTCGAGCGGCCTGACCGTGATGCCCGGCCACACGCTGCGCTTCGAACCCAAGTACCTGACCGCCCACCGCCTGGTCGAATCCGGCCACATCGGCGACGTGGTCCACGGCTACGTACGCCGCAACAACAAGACCTCCGTCGCCGACCGCGTCAAGGGCCGCACGTCGGTCACGTTTTTCCTCGGCATTCACGACATCGACGCCGTCACCTGGGTCGCCGGCCGCCGCGTCACCGCCGTACAGGCAATGGAAACGACGCAGCGCACCTCCGACGGCGGCCAAGCCGTCGCGGTCACCGCCAACCTGCGCCTGGACAACGGTGGGATCATCCAGCTCGAGGCCGCCTGGGGCCTGCCGGACGACTTCCCCACCGACATCGACGCCCGCCTGCGCCTGGTCGCCGATCGGGGCGAACTGTCCATCGACATCCACGAGCAGGGGATGCGGGCCTTCGGCGACACGCTCGGCTACCCGGTGCCGGTCGCGGCTTCCATGTACGGCAAGACCCAAGGCGCCCTGCACGAGGAGCTCGACGCCTTCGTCCGGGCCGTGCGCGGCGAAATCCCGCTGCCGATCACGATGCGCGAGGGGGCGGACGCCGTCCACGTTGCTACCGCGATCGACAAAGCAATCCGGACGGGCTCGGTCGAAGAGGTCACCTATCGTTAG
- a CDS encoding MerR family transcriptional regulator: MGQPDDMLDDDNYPAYTMGRAADIVGCSQDFLRRLGEAGLIDPHRSAGGHRRYSRSQLRLAARAHQMCEQGTDMAAACRIIILEDQLAEARRHNQSHPTH, translated from the coding sequence ATGGGCCAACCCGATGACATGCTGGACGACGACAACTACCCCGCCTACACGATGGGCCGCGCCGCGGACATCGTCGGCTGCTCGCAGGACTTCCTGCGCCGGCTCGGTGAGGCGGGACTGATCGACCCGCACCGCTCCGCCGGCGGCCACCGTCGCTACTCCCGCAGTCAGCTACGCTTGGCCGCCCGCGCCCACCAGATGTGCGAGCAGGGCACCGACATGGCGGCCGCCTGCCGCATCATCATCCTCGAAGACCAACTCGCCGAAGCCCGGCGACACAACCAATCCCACCCCACCCACTGA